In Synechocystis sp. PCC 6714, the following are encoded in one genomic region:
- the ruvX gene encoding Holliday junction resolvase RuvX → MAKKVAALGLDVGRKRIGVAGCDGTGLIATGITTIVRSSYDQDIAQIKQLVEARNVNLLVVGLPYTMAGEIGSQAKQVQKFARRVAEQLNLPVEYMDERLSSVEAENQLKAQKRFSSYNKGLIDQQAAQIILQQWLDLRRANLQEDNDNSVQ, encoded by the coding sequence ATGGCCAAAAAAGTAGCGGCCCTGGGTTTAGATGTAGGGCGAAAACGCATTGGGGTGGCTGGGTGCGATGGCACTGGTTTGATTGCCACTGGCATTACCACCATTGTCCGCAGTTCCTACGACCAAGACATTGCCCAGATTAAACAATTGGTGGAAGCACGGAATGTTAATCTGCTGGTGGTGGGATTGCCCTACACCATGGCGGGGGAGATTGGCAGTCAGGCTAAACAGGTGCAAAAATTTGCCCGACGGGTGGCGGAGCAGTTAAATTTGCCGGTGGAGTATATGGACGAGCGGTTAAGTTCAGTGGAAGCGGAAAATCAACTCAAAGCCCAAAAGCGTTTTTCTAGCTACAACAAGGGTTTAATTGACCAACAGGCAGCTCAAATTATTTTGCAACAATGGTTAGACCTCCGGCGGGCTAATTTACAGGAAGATAATGATAACTCTGTCCAATAA
- a CDS encoding sodium:proton antiporter produces the protein MLSSIIAILLLGFFVGQIARRLKLPALVGMVLVGIILGPQVGDRLSPAMLVLADDLRTIAVMVILMKAGLGLDREKLKQQGSVALRLGFLPASLEAIAVALMAMVLFQFDFATGLLLGCIIGAESPAVIVPGMLRLKSLGWGVKKGIPDAILTGSALSDVLLLLVFSLLLAFLTQGEAEGFRVGNISLSPLQLLPLQIVLQIGLGIVCGGVMAKILVSLLAKQNWTQTAVQDGLVAASLALFLVVSATQLPIFSGYLAVMTTGFFLIELDSPLARRLRGSFDGLWTIAEIFLFVLLGASIQLSVLESSLLPGLLLLMVGTLLGRGLGWYISTLGSNWNNREKLFLLPGNSAKATVQAALGAVPLTQGIAGGEVILAMAALSILVTAPLGAWAIPTFAPKLLQKGAVDPTKVTVSQSLTILAAVDTSAIAKSVLTKAAELARRNDARVIVLHVIQLEDPPGMERLRGQTKEILADIRHQWIATEGVVAEQILRIAQEQGAGEIIIGKRGHSVLDDLLLGSVSRYLLETSVLPVMVVELEDWVRPSPAPLS, from the coding sequence ATGTTATCTAGTATTATCGCCATTCTTCTGCTGGGTTTTTTCGTGGGGCAAATAGCTCGACGGCTCAAACTACCAGCTTTGGTGGGCATGGTGCTAGTGGGCATTATTCTCGGGCCCCAAGTGGGCGATCGCCTGAGTCCGGCCATGTTGGTCTTGGCGGATGATCTACGCACCATAGCAGTGATGGTGATTTTAATGAAAGCAGGGTTAGGACTAGACCGGGAAAAACTTAAGCAACAGGGTTCCGTTGCCCTCCGATTGGGATTTTTGCCCGCCAGCCTAGAGGCGATCGCCGTGGCGCTGATGGCTATGGTTCTGTTTCAATTTGACTTTGCCACGGGCTTATTGCTGGGGTGCATTATTGGGGCGGAATCCCCCGCGGTGATCGTCCCCGGTATGTTACGGCTCAAAAGTTTAGGCTGGGGAGTGAAAAAAGGTATTCCCGACGCAATTCTGACCGGCAGTGCTTTATCCGATGTCTTGCTTTTATTAGTTTTCAGTTTACTACTGGCTTTTTTAACCCAGGGGGAAGCAGAGGGTTTTAGGGTGGGGAATATCAGCCTCAGTCCGTTACAGTTATTGCCTTTGCAGATTGTTTTACAAATTGGTTTGGGGATTGTCTGCGGTGGGGTCATGGCCAAAATTTTGGTATCTTTGTTAGCCAAGCAAAATTGGACGCAAACGGCGGTGCAGGATGGTTTGGTGGCCGCATCCCTAGCCTTATTTTTAGTAGTATCCGCTACCCAGTTGCCCATTTTTTCTGGTTATTTAGCGGTCATGACCACAGGCTTTTTTCTCATTGAACTAGATAGTCCTTTGGCCCGGAGATTGCGGGGAAGCTTTGATGGGCTATGGACGATCGCCGAAATTTTTTTATTTGTGCTGTTGGGGGCAAGTATTCAATTGTCGGTGTTAGAAAGTAGCTTATTACCGGGCCTGCTCCTGTTAATGGTGGGAACATTGCTGGGAAGGGGATTGGGTTGGTACATTTCCACGTTGGGGAGTAATTGGAATAATCGGGAAAAATTATTTTTACTGCCGGGAAATTCCGCTAAAGCCACGGTGCAAGCTGCCCTGGGCGCTGTACCACTAACCCAAGGTATTGCCGGAGGAGAAGTTATTTTAGCCATGGCGGCCCTATCTATTCTGGTTACTGCACCGTTGGGAGCCTGGGCCATTCCCACCTTTGCCCCCAAGTTATTGCAGAAAGGGGCAGTGGACCCCACCAAGGTAACCGTTAGTCAATCCTTGACTATTTTGGCCGCAGTGGATACCTCGGCGATCGCCAAATCGGTTTTAACCAAAGCGGCTGAATTGGCCCGCCGTAATGATGCCAGGGTAATCGTTCTGCACGTAATCCAGTTGGAGGATCCCCCTGGGATGGAAAGGCTACGGGGACAAACAAAGGAAATTTTGGCTGATATTCGCCATCAATGGATTGCCACCGAGGGAGTAGTGGCCGAGCAAATTCTCCGCATTGCCCAGGAACAGGGAGCAGGGGAAATCATCATTGGCAAGCGGGGGCACAGTGTTTTGGATGACCTACTATTGGGTTCCGTTTCCCGATACTTGTTAGAAACCAGCGTTCTACCGGTTATGGTGGTGGAATTGGAGGATTGGGTTAGGCCATCTCCAGCGCCATTGAGTTAG
- a CDS encoding DUF190 domain-containing protein → MYYAEQLTIYVTEGDRLGGKLLYQALIEEARQLGLAGVTVMRTAIGYGPRSRQIAVDWTLELAPQMIMVLVVIDQPTAIARYVAKLQALIKKGLVTKELVQIVHHAPIDQNPETFSPLLEQSAMDNFNNSNNADQATDYEKLTIYVGEADQWQGRAVHLALVQEARRLGIVGATAVRGATGYGKHNQERVMLLGIIELSADLPVVLTFIDQREKIDQFLPIVQEAVQGGIVLRDAVNVVHHVPSH, encoded by the coding sequence ATGTACTACGCTGAGCAGTTAACCATTTACGTTACCGAGGGCGATCGCCTGGGGGGAAAACTTCTTTATCAGGCCTTAATTGAAGAAGCCCGCCAACTTGGTTTAGCCGGGGTAACAGTCATGCGTACAGCCATTGGCTACGGCCCCCGAAGTCGTCAGATTGCAGTGGATTGGACCCTGGAATTGGCCCCGCAAATGATTATGGTGCTAGTGGTTATTGATCAACCAACGGCGATCGCCAGATATGTTGCCAAATTACAAGCCTTAATTAAAAAGGGTTTAGTGACCAAAGAATTGGTGCAAATCGTACACCATGCCCCCATTGACCAAAACCCAGAAACTTTTTCCCCTTTGCTTGAGCAATCTGCCATGGATAACTTTAACAATTCCAACAATGCCGACCAAGCCACAGACTATGAAAAATTAACCATTTACGTGGGGGAAGCGGACCAATGGCAGGGACGGGCTGTGCATTTAGCCCTAGTACAAGAAGCCCGACGCTTGGGCATAGTAGGGGCTACGGCGGTGCGGGGGGCCACTGGCTACGGTAAGCATAATCAGGAAAGGGTGATGTTACTGGGGATTATTGAACTATCTGCTGACCTACCAGTTGTTCTAACTTTCATTGACCAGCGGGAAAAGATTGACCAGTTTTTGCCCATTGTGCAAGAAGCTGTACAAGGGGGAATTGTTTTGCGAGATGCGGTCAATGTGGTTCACCATGTCCCCAGCCATTAA